Proteins from one Sarcophilus harrisii chromosome 2, mSarHar1.11, whole genome shotgun sequence genomic window:
- the ARHGEF33 gene encoding rho guanine nucleotide exchange factor 33 isoform X2 — protein sequence MEKTKQGENEIMPVNSPSTQIYQATKYMSSPNLPPVGARLQRQDGGIITSLEQLHEKINEMRDVFNSLENKLQALASELKTGFTEAMQELSRIQHGEYALEEKVKSCRCTMEERVSEMKNSLNYFKEELSNAMSMIQAITTKQEEMQQKIEQLQQEKRRESRKVKTKKTQKEEHVSPAGAAPNQGSPFRSINIPEPVLTSEDFTNILPTQAYEKVPESRPVHAGDSNVKGIMSPGVNAATPETEENLKSCLSTEVQTKGPLTPGLWRQPKDSKEWSEEYGSKDHPDKPKEAAQGRHSSLENVLCETSLSAKRQTVALELLESERKYVINISLVLKIKATFQGSDGKRSTKERSLFPGSLRYLVQQHLDLLHALQERVLKWPRQGVLGDLFLKLTNDENNFLDYYVAYLRDLPECISLVHVVVLKEAEEEIKSDLYTLFFHIVQRIPEYLIHLQNVLKFTEQEHPDYYLLLVCVQRLRVFISHYTLLFQCNEDLLIQKRKKLKKSSMAKLYKGLASQCANTGQDASPAPGPEAVRDSGGIHSEEMLQPYPASASPGSAVTHLMPQAKKSQPQTLMENLQPGKPCDWELEGRKHERPESLLAPAQFCGPEQDLKALAAPLQAIPEMDYDSALPDPVANLDRALRAPAELLTDSRPFVPSYEEFEYGGEIFTLPAPYEEETFQSLPLFEACSPASSESSLDICFLRPVSFTMEAERTEHSVQPLPKSSTSPVSSSTYKHEAVHGKTKPLSRSLKEFPRTSTSEGVTPRLYSTRSSSGGRVQLKQERAAQPHIASATARSSPRNFFPPQRTQSEKQTYLEEIHVEDNTRFCPKEERESEQTSFSDQHPSRQDQKGGFRSSFRKLFKKKSSGSEYREKTNENPSMDPSPTKQDLFRNQLALANDLDQGTAV from the exons atggaaaaaacaaaacaag GAGAGAATGAGATTATGCCAGTGAATAGCCCATCTACACAGATCTACCAG GCTACGAAGTACATGTCTTCCCCGAACTTGCCTCCAGTGGGAGCCCGGCTCCAGCGGCAGGACGGAGGGATCATTACCTCTCTAGAACAGCTCCATGAAAAAATCAACGAGATGAGAGACGTGTTCAACTCGCTGGAGAACAAG TTGCAGGCATTGGCCTCTGAGCTCAAAACTGGTTTCACAGAAGCAATGCAAGAGCTTTCAAGAATTCAACATGGAGAATATGCTTTGGAAGAGAAAGTTAAGAGCTGCCGATGCACTATGGAAGAAAGAGTGTCAGAGATGAAGaattcattaaattatttcaaG GAAGAGCTTAGCAATGCCATGTCAATGATCCAAGCCATTACTACCAAACAGGAAGAAATGCAACAGAAAATTGAGCAACTTCagcaggaaaagagaagagagtctcGGAAAGTGAAAACCAA aaaaacacaaaaggaagAGCATGTGTCACCAGCTGGAGCTGCACCCAACCAAGGTAGTCCTTTCCGCTCAATCAATATCCCTGAACCTGTTTTGACAAGTgaagattttacaaatattttgccAACTCAGGCCTATGAGAAAG TCCCAGAGTCCAGACCAGTTCATGCAGGAGACAGTAATGTGAAAGGAATAATGAGTCCTG GAGTAAATGCAGCAACTCCCGAGACAGAAGAAAACCTCAAGTCCTGCTTATCCACTGAAGTTCAAACTAAAGGTCCTCTGACCCCTGGGCTGTGGAGACAGCCCAAGGACAGTAAGGAATGGAGTGAGGAATATGGATCCAAGGATCACCCAGATAAACCAAAGGAAGCAGCTCAAGGCAGGCATAGCTCCTTAGAGAATGTTTTATGTGAAACATCTTTATCTG CCAAAAGACAAACTGTGGCTCTGGAGCTGCTTGAATCTGAACGAAAGTATGTTATCAATATATCCCTGGTTCTGAAGATCAAAGCAACATTCCAGGGATCTGATGGGAAGAGGAGTACCAAGGAGAGAAG TCTTTTCCCAGGTTCCTTGAGGTACCTTGTCCAGCAACATTTGGATTTACTTCATGCATTGCAAGAAAGGGTCCTGAAATGGCCACGCCAAGGAGTGCTGGGGGATTTATTCCTTAAATTGACAAATGATGAA aataatttcttGGACTACTATGTTGCTTACCTGAGGGACTTACCTGAATGTATTTCTCTGGTCCATGTCGTCGTCCTGAAAGAG GCTGAAGAAGAGATTAAATCTGACCTATATACACTGTTTTTTCACATAGTCCAGAGGATCCCTGAATACCTTATTCATTTGCAG AATGTCTTGAAATTCACTGAGCAAGAACATCCTGATTACTATCTGCTTTTGGTGTGTGTACAGCGACTTCGAGTTTTTATCTCTCACTACACCCTGTTGTTTCAATGCAATGAAGATCTGCTCATTCAGAAACGGAAAAAACTCAAGAA GTCATCTATGGCGAAGCTGTACAAAGGCCTGGCTTCCCAGTGTGCAAACACCGGGCAGGATGCTTCCCCAGCCCCTGGTCCTGAGGCTGTCCGTGATAGTGGTGGGATCCACTCTGAAGAGATGCTACAGCCCTACCCTGCTTCTGCCAGCCCCGGCTCAGCTGTCAC ACATTTGATGCCCCAAGCGAAGAAAAGCCAACCACAAACCTTGATGGAGAACCTTCAGCCCGGGAAGCCCTGTGACTGGGAGCTGGAGGGCAGAAAGCACGAGAGGCCGGAAAGCCTCCTGGCCCCGGCTCAGTTCTGCGGCCCGGAGCAGGACTTGAAGGCTCTGGCAGCCCCGCTGCAGGCCATCCCGGAGATGGACTATGACTCCGCCCTTCCCGACCCGGTGGCGAACCTCGACCGGGCCCTGCGAGCCCCAGCCGAGCTGCTGACCGACAGCCGCCCCTTCGTCCCGAGCTACGAGGAGTTTGAGTACGGCGGCGAGATCTTCACCTTGCCGGCTCCCTACGAAGAGGAGACTTTCCAGAGCCTGCCTCTCTTCGAGGCCTGCTCGCCCGCCTCCTCCGAGTCCAGCCTGGACATTTGCTTCCTCCGGCCGGTCAGCTTCACCATGGAAGCCGAAAGGACTGAGCACTCGGTGCAGCCGCTGCCCAAGAGCTCCACGTCGCCCGTGAGCAGCAGCACGTACAAGCACGAGGCCGTCCACGGCAAAACGAAGCCGCTCAGCCGCTCGCTGAAGGAGTTTCCCCGGACGTCCACGTCGGAAGGGGTCACCCCCAGACTGTACAGTACGAGGAGCAGCAGCGGCGGGCGCGTGCAGCTGAAGCAAGAGCGGGCCGCCCAGCCGCACATCGCATCTGCCACAGCTAGGAGCTCCCCGAGGAACTTCTTCCCCCCCCAGAGAACTCAAAGTGAAAAACAGACCTATTTGGAA
- the ARHGEF33 gene encoding rho guanine nucleotide exchange factor 33 isoform X5: MEKTKQGENEIMPVNSPSTQIYQATKYMSSPNLPPVGARLQRQDGGIITSLEQLHEKINEMRDVFNSLENKLQALASELKTGFTEAMQELSRIQHGEYALEEKVKSCRCTMEERVSEMKNSLNYFKEELSNAMSMIQAITTKQEEMQQKIEQLQQEKRRESRKVKTKKTQKEEHVSPAGAAPNQGSPFRSINIPEPVLTSEDFTNILPTQAYEKVPESRPVHAGDSNVKGIMSPGVNAATPETEENLKSCLSTEVQTKGPLTPGLWRQPKDSKEWSEEYGSKDHPDKPKEAAQGRHSSLENVLCETSLSAKRQTVALELLESERKYVINISLVLKIKATFQGSDGKRSTKERSLFPGSLRYLVQQHLDLLHALQERVLKWPRQGVLGDLFLKLTNDENNFLDYYVAYLRDLPECISLVHVVVLKEAEEEIKSDLYTLFFHIVQRIPEYLIHLQNVLKFTEQEHPDYYLLLVCVQRLRVFISHYTLLFQCNEDLLIQKRKKLKKSSMAKLYKGLASQCANTGQDASPAPGPEAVRDSGGIHSEEMLQPYPASASPGSAVTHLMPQAKKSQPQTLMENLQPGKPCDWELEGRKHERPESLLAPAQFCGPEQDLKALAAPLQAIPEMDYDSALPDPVANLDRALRAPAELLTDSRPFVPSYEEFEYGGEIFTLPAPYEEETFQSLPLFEACSPASSESSLDICFLRPVSFTMEAERTEHSVQPLPKSSTSPVSSSTYKHEAVHGKTKPLSRSLKEFPRTSTSEGVTPRLYSTRSSSGGRVQLKQERAAQPHIASATARSSPRNFFPPQRTQSEKQTYLEEIHVEDNTRFCPKEERESEQTSFSDQHPSRQDQKGGFRSSFRKLFKKKNGNEAGEDFCGPWGWW; encoded by the exons atggaaaaaacaaaacaag GAGAGAATGAGATTATGCCAGTGAATAGCCCATCTACACAGATCTACCAG GCTACGAAGTACATGTCTTCCCCGAACTTGCCTCCAGTGGGAGCCCGGCTCCAGCGGCAGGACGGAGGGATCATTACCTCTCTAGAACAGCTCCATGAAAAAATCAACGAGATGAGAGACGTGTTCAACTCGCTGGAGAACAAG TTGCAGGCATTGGCCTCTGAGCTCAAAACTGGTTTCACAGAAGCAATGCAAGAGCTTTCAAGAATTCAACATGGAGAATATGCTTTGGAAGAGAAAGTTAAGAGCTGCCGATGCACTATGGAAGAAAGAGTGTCAGAGATGAAGaattcattaaattatttcaaG GAAGAGCTTAGCAATGCCATGTCAATGATCCAAGCCATTACTACCAAACAGGAAGAAATGCAACAGAAAATTGAGCAACTTCagcaggaaaagagaagagagtctcGGAAAGTGAAAACCAA aaaaacacaaaaggaagAGCATGTGTCACCAGCTGGAGCTGCACCCAACCAAGGTAGTCCTTTCCGCTCAATCAATATCCCTGAACCTGTTTTGACAAGTgaagattttacaaatattttgccAACTCAGGCCTATGAGAAAG TCCCAGAGTCCAGACCAGTTCATGCAGGAGACAGTAATGTGAAAGGAATAATGAGTCCTG GAGTAAATGCAGCAACTCCCGAGACAGAAGAAAACCTCAAGTCCTGCTTATCCACTGAAGTTCAAACTAAAGGTCCTCTGACCCCTGGGCTGTGGAGACAGCCCAAGGACAGTAAGGAATGGAGTGAGGAATATGGATCCAAGGATCACCCAGATAAACCAAAGGAAGCAGCTCAAGGCAGGCATAGCTCCTTAGAGAATGTTTTATGTGAAACATCTTTATCTG CCAAAAGACAAACTGTGGCTCTGGAGCTGCTTGAATCTGAACGAAAGTATGTTATCAATATATCCCTGGTTCTGAAGATCAAAGCAACATTCCAGGGATCTGATGGGAAGAGGAGTACCAAGGAGAGAAG TCTTTTCCCAGGTTCCTTGAGGTACCTTGTCCAGCAACATTTGGATTTACTTCATGCATTGCAAGAAAGGGTCCTGAAATGGCCACGCCAAGGAGTGCTGGGGGATTTATTCCTTAAATTGACAAATGATGAA aataatttcttGGACTACTATGTTGCTTACCTGAGGGACTTACCTGAATGTATTTCTCTGGTCCATGTCGTCGTCCTGAAAGAG GCTGAAGAAGAGATTAAATCTGACCTATATACACTGTTTTTTCACATAGTCCAGAGGATCCCTGAATACCTTATTCATTTGCAG AATGTCTTGAAATTCACTGAGCAAGAACATCCTGATTACTATCTGCTTTTGGTGTGTGTACAGCGACTTCGAGTTTTTATCTCTCACTACACCCTGTTGTTTCAATGCAATGAAGATCTGCTCATTCAGAAACGGAAAAAACTCAAGAA GTCATCTATGGCGAAGCTGTACAAAGGCCTGGCTTCCCAGTGTGCAAACACCGGGCAGGATGCTTCCCCAGCCCCTGGTCCTGAGGCTGTCCGTGATAGTGGTGGGATCCACTCTGAAGAGATGCTACAGCCCTACCCTGCTTCTGCCAGCCCCGGCTCAGCTGTCAC ACATTTGATGCCCCAAGCGAAGAAAAGCCAACCACAAACCTTGATGGAGAACCTTCAGCCCGGGAAGCCCTGTGACTGGGAGCTGGAGGGCAGAAAGCACGAGAGGCCGGAAAGCCTCCTGGCCCCGGCTCAGTTCTGCGGCCCGGAGCAGGACTTGAAGGCTCTGGCAGCCCCGCTGCAGGCCATCCCGGAGATGGACTATGACTCCGCCCTTCCCGACCCGGTGGCGAACCTCGACCGGGCCCTGCGAGCCCCAGCCGAGCTGCTGACCGACAGCCGCCCCTTCGTCCCGAGCTACGAGGAGTTTGAGTACGGCGGCGAGATCTTCACCTTGCCGGCTCCCTACGAAGAGGAGACTTTCCAGAGCCTGCCTCTCTTCGAGGCCTGCTCGCCCGCCTCCTCCGAGTCCAGCCTGGACATTTGCTTCCTCCGGCCGGTCAGCTTCACCATGGAAGCCGAAAGGACTGAGCACTCGGTGCAGCCGCTGCCCAAGAGCTCCACGTCGCCCGTGAGCAGCAGCACGTACAAGCACGAGGCCGTCCACGGCAAAACGAAGCCGCTCAGCCGCTCGCTGAAGGAGTTTCCCCGGACGTCCACGTCGGAAGGGGTCACCCCCAGACTGTACAGTACGAGGAGCAGCAGCGGCGGGCGCGTGCAGCTGAAGCAAGAGCGGGCCGCCCAGCCGCACATCGCATCTGCCACAGCTAGGAGCTCCCCGAGGAACTTCTTCCCCCCCCAGAGAACTCAAAGTGAAAAACAGACCTATTTGGAA
- the ARHGEF33 gene encoding rho guanine nucleotide exchange factor 33 isoform X1, with translation MEKTKQGENEIMPVNSPSTQIYQATKYMSSPNLPPVGARLQRQDGGIITSLEQLHEKINEMRDVFNSLENKLQALASELKTGFTEAMQELSRIQHGEYALEEKVKSCRCTMEERVSEMKNSLNYFKEELSNAMSMIQAITTKQEEMQQKIEQLQQEKRRESRKVKTKKTQKEEHVSPAGAAPNQGSPFRSINIPEPVLTSEDFTNILPTQAYEKVPESRPVHAGDSNVKGIMSPGVNAATPETEENLKSCLSTEVQTKGPLTPGLWRQPKDSKEWSEEYGSKDHPDKPKEAAQGRHSSLENVLCETSLSAKRQTVALELLESERKYVINISLVLKIKATFQGSDGKRSTKERSLFPGSLRYLVQQHLDLLHALQERVLKWPRQGVLGDLFLKLTNDENNFLDYYVAYLRDLPECISLVHVVVLKEAEEEIKSDLYTLFFHIVQRIPEYLIHLQNVLKFTEQEHPDYYLLLVCVQRLRVFISHYTLLFQCNEDLLIQKRKKLKKSSMAKLYKGLASQCANTGQDASPAPGPEAVRDSGGIHSEEMLQPYPASASPGSAVTHLMPQAKKSQPQTLMENLQPGKPCDWELEGRKHERPESLLAPAQFCGPEQDLKALAAPLQAIPEMDYDSALPDPVANLDRALRAPAELLTDSRPFVPSYEEFEYGGEIFTLPAPYEEETFQSLPLFEACSPASSESSLDICFLRPVSFTMEAERTEHSVQPLPKSSTSPVSSSTYKHEAVHGKTKPLSRSLKEFPRTSTSEGVTPRLYSTRSSSGGRVQLKQERAAQPHIASATARSSPRNFFPPQRTQSEKQTYLEVRREIHVEDNTRFCPKEERESEQTSFSDQHPSRQDQKGGFRSSFRKLFKKKSSGSEYREKTNENPSMDPSPTKQDLFRNQLALANDLDQGTAV, from the exons atggaaaaaacaaaacaag GAGAGAATGAGATTATGCCAGTGAATAGCCCATCTACACAGATCTACCAG GCTACGAAGTACATGTCTTCCCCGAACTTGCCTCCAGTGGGAGCCCGGCTCCAGCGGCAGGACGGAGGGATCATTACCTCTCTAGAACAGCTCCATGAAAAAATCAACGAGATGAGAGACGTGTTCAACTCGCTGGAGAACAAG TTGCAGGCATTGGCCTCTGAGCTCAAAACTGGTTTCACAGAAGCAATGCAAGAGCTTTCAAGAATTCAACATGGAGAATATGCTTTGGAAGAGAAAGTTAAGAGCTGCCGATGCACTATGGAAGAAAGAGTGTCAGAGATGAAGaattcattaaattatttcaaG GAAGAGCTTAGCAATGCCATGTCAATGATCCAAGCCATTACTACCAAACAGGAAGAAATGCAACAGAAAATTGAGCAACTTCagcaggaaaagagaagagagtctcGGAAAGTGAAAACCAA aaaaacacaaaaggaagAGCATGTGTCACCAGCTGGAGCTGCACCCAACCAAGGTAGTCCTTTCCGCTCAATCAATATCCCTGAACCTGTTTTGACAAGTgaagattttacaaatattttgccAACTCAGGCCTATGAGAAAG TCCCAGAGTCCAGACCAGTTCATGCAGGAGACAGTAATGTGAAAGGAATAATGAGTCCTG GAGTAAATGCAGCAACTCCCGAGACAGAAGAAAACCTCAAGTCCTGCTTATCCACTGAAGTTCAAACTAAAGGTCCTCTGACCCCTGGGCTGTGGAGACAGCCCAAGGACAGTAAGGAATGGAGTGAGGAATATGGATCCAAGGATCACCCAGATAAACCAAAGGAAGCAGCTCAAGGCAGGCATAGCTCCTTAGAGAATGTTTTATGTGAAACATCTTTATCTG CCAAAAGACAAACTGTGGCTCTGGAGCTGCTTGAATCTGAACGAAAGTATGTTATCAATATATCCCTGGTTCTGAAGATCAAAGCAACATTCCAGGGATCTGATGGGAAGAGGAGTACCAAGGAGAGAAG TCTTTTCCCAGGTTCCTTGAGGTACCTTGTCCAGCAACATTTGGATTTACTTCATGCATTGCAAGAAAGGGTCCTGAAATGGCCACGCCAAGGAGTGCTGGGGGATTTATTCCTTAAATTGACAAATGATGAA aataatttcttGGACTACTATGTTGCTTACCTGAGGGACTTACCTGAATGTATTTCTCTGGTCCATGTCGTCGTCCTGAAAGAG GCTGAAGAAGAGATTAAATCTGACCTATATACACTGTTTTTTCACATAGTCCAGAGGATCCCTGAATACCTTATTCATTTGCAG AATGTCTTGAAATTCACTGAGCAAGAACATCCTGATTACTATCTGCTTTTGGTGTGTGTACAGCGACTTCGAGTTTTTATCTCTCACTACACCCTGTTGTTTCAATGCAATGAAGATCTGCTCATTCAGAAACGGAAAAAACTCAAGAA GTCATCTATGGCGAAGCTGTACAAAGGCCTGGCTTCCCAGTGTGCAAACACCGGGCAGGATGCTTCCCCAGCCCCTGGTCCTGAGGCTGTCCGTGATAGTGGTGGGATCCACTCTGAAGAGATGCTACAGCCCTACCCTGCTTCTGCCAGCCCCGGCTCAGCTGTCAC ACATTTGATGCCCCAAGCGAAGAAAAGCCAACCACAAACCTTGATGGAGAACCTTCAGCCCGGGAAGCCCTGTGACTGGGAGCTGGAGGGCAGAAAGCACGAGAGGCCGGAAAGCCTCCTGGCCCCGGCTCAGTTCTGCGGCCCGGAGCAGGACTTGAAGGCTCTGGCAGCCCCGCTGCAGGCCATCCCGGAGATGGACTATGACTCCGCCCTTCCCGACCCGGTGGCGAACCTCGACCGGGCCCTGCGAGCCCCAGCCGAGCTGCTGACCGACAGCCGCCCCTTCGTCCCGAGCTACGAGGAGTTTGAGTACGGCGGCGAGATCTTCACCTTGCCGGCTCCCTACGAAGAGGAGACTTTCCAGAGCCTGCCTCTCTTCGAGGCCTGCTCGCCCGCCTCCTCCGAGTCCAGCCTGGACATTTGCTTCCTCCGGCCGGTCAGCTTCACCATGGAAGCCGAAAGGACTGAGCACTCGGTGCAGCCGCTGCCCAAGAGCTCCACGTCGCCCGTGAGCAGCAGCACGTACAAGCACGAGGCCGTCCACGGCAAAACGAAGCCGCTCAGCCGCTCGCTGAAGGAGTTTCCCCGGACGTCCACGTCGGAAGGGGTCACCCCCAGACTGTACAGTACGAGGAGCAGCAGCGGCGGGCGCGTGCAGCTGAAGCAAGAGCGGGCCGCCCAGCCGCACATCGCATCTGCCACAGCTAGGAGCTCCCCGAGGAACTTCTTCCCCCCCCAGAGAACTCAAAGTGAAAAACAGACCTATTTGGAAGTAAGGAGG
- the ARHGEF33 gene encoding rho guanine nucleotide exchange factor 33 isoform X4, producing the protein MEKTKQGENEIMPVNSPSTQIYQATKYMSSPNLPPVGARLQRQDGGIITSLEQLHEKINEMRDVFNSLENKLQALASELKTGFTEAMQELSRIQHGEYALEEKVKSCRCTMEERVSEMKNSLNYFKEELSNAMSMIQAITTKQEEMQQKIEQLQQEKRRESRKVKTKKTQKEEHVSPAGAAPNQGSPFRSINIPEPVLTSEDFTNILPTQAYEKVPESRPVHAGDSNVKGIMSPGVNAATPETEENLKSCLSTEVQTKGPLTPGLWRQPKDSKEWSEEYGSKDHPDKPKEAAQGRHSSLENVLCETSLSAKRQTVALELLESERKYVINISLVLKIKATFQGSDGKRSTKERSLFPGSLRYLVQQHLDLLHALQERVLKWPRQGVLGDLFLKLTNDENNFLDYYVAYLRDLPECISLVHVVVLKEAEEEIKSDLYTLFFHIVQRIPEYLIHLQNVLKFTEQEHPDYYLLLVCVQRLRVFISHYTLLFQCNEDLLIQKRKKLKKSSMAKLYKGLASQCANTGQDASPAPGPEAVRDSGGIHSEEMLQPYPASASPGSAVTHLMPQAKKSQPQTLMENLQPGKPCDWELEGRKHERPESLLAPAQFCGPEQDLKALAAPLQAIPEMDYDSALPDPVANLDRALRAPAELLTDSRPFVPSYEEFEYGGEIFTLPAPYEEETFQSLPLFEACSPASSESSLDICFLRPVSFTMEAERTEHSVQPLPKSSTSPVSSSTYKHEAVHGKTKPLSRSLKEFPRTSTSEGVTPRLYSTRSSSGGRVQLKQERAAQPHIASATARSSPRNFFPPQRTQSEKQTYLEVRREIHVEDNTRFCPKEERESEQTSFSDQHPSRQDQKGGFRSSFRKLFKKKNGNEAGEDFCGPWGWW; encoded by the exons atggaaaaaacaaaacaag GAGAGAATGAGATTATGCCAGTGAATAGCCCATCTACACAGATCTACCAG GCTACGAAGTACATGTCTTCCCCGAACTTGCCTCCAGTGGGAGCCCGGCTCCAGCGGCAGGACGGAGGGATCATTACCTCTCTAGAACAGCTCCATGAAAAAATCAACGAGATGAGAGACGTGTTCAACTCGCTGGAGAACAAG TTGCAGGCATTGGCCTCTGAGCTCAAAACTGGTTTCACAGAAGCAATGCAAGAGCTTTCAAGAATTCAACATGGAGAATATGCTTTGGAAGAGAAAGTTAAGAGCTGCCGATGCACTATGGAAGAAAGAGTGTCAGAGATGAAGaattcattaaattatttcaaG GAAGAGCTTAGCAATGCCATGTCAATGATCCAAGCCATTACTACCAAACAGGAAGAAATGCAACAGAAAATTGAGCAACTTCagcaggaaaagagaagagagtctcGGAAAGTGAAAACCAA aaaaacacaaaaggaagAGCATGTGTCACCAGCTGGAGCTGCACCCAACCAAGGTAGTCCTTTCCGCTCAATCAATATCCCTGAACCTGTTTTGACAAGTgaagattttacaaatattttgccAACTCAGGCCTATGAGAAAG TCCCAGAGTCCAGACCAGTTCATGCAGGAGACAGTAATGTGAAAGGAATAATGAGTCCTG GAGTAAATGCAGCAACTCCCGAGACAGAAGAAAACCTCAAGTCCTGCTTATCCACTGAAGTTCAAACTAAAGGTCCTCTGACCCCTGGGCTGTGGAGACAGCCCAAGGACAGTAAGGAATGGAGTGAGGAATATGGATCCAAGGATCACCCAGATAAACCAAAGGAAGCAGCTCAAGGCAGGCATAGCTCCTTAGAGAATGTTTTATGTGAAACATCTTTATCTG CCAAAAGACAAACTGTGGCTCTGGAGCTGCTTGAATCTGAACGAAAGTATGTTATCAATATATCCCTGGTTCTGAAGATCAAAGCAACATTCCAGGGATCTGATGGGAAGAGGAGTACCAAGGAGAGAAG TCTTTTCCCAGGTTCCTTGAGGTACCTTGTCCAGCAACATTTGGATTTACTTCATGCATTGCAAGAAAGGGTCCTGAAATGGCCACGCCAAGGAGTGCTGGGGGATTTATTCCTTAAATTGACAAATGATGAA aataatttcttGGACTACTATGTTGCTTACCTGAGGGACTTACCTGAATGTATTTCTCTGGTCCATGTCGTCGTCCTGAAAGAG GCTGAAGAAGAGATTAAATCTGACCTATATACACTGTTTTTTCACATAGTCCAGAGGATCCCTGAATACCTTATTCATTTGCAG AATGTCTTGAAATTCACTGAGCAAGAACATCCTGATTACTATCTGCTTTTGGTGTGTGTACAGCGACTTCGAGTTTTTATCTCTCACTACACCCTGTTGTTTCAATGCAATGAAGATCTGCTCATTCAGAAACGGAAAAAACTCAAGAA GTCATCTATGGCGAAGCTGTACAAAGGCCTGGCTTCCCAGTGTGCAAACACCGGGCAGGATGCTTCCCCAGCCCCTGGTCCTGAGGCTGTCCGTGATAGTGGTGGGATCCACTCTGAAGAGATGCTACAGCCCTACCCTGCTTCTGCCAGCCCCGGCTCAGCTGTCAC ACATTTGATGCCCCAAGCGAAGAAAAGCCAACCACAAACCTTGATGGAGAACCTTCAGCCCGGGAAGCCCTGTGACTGGGAGCTGGAGGGCAGAAAGCACGAGAGGCCGGAAAGCCTCCTGGCCCCGGCTCAGTTCTGCGGCCCGGAGCAGGACTTGAAGGCTCTGGCAGCCCCGCTGCAGGCCATCCCGGAGATGGACTATGACTCCGCCCTTCCCGACCCGGTGGCGAACCTCGACCGGGCCCTGCGAGCCCCAGCCGAGCTGCTGACCGACAGCCGCCCCTTCGTCCCGAGCTACGAGGAGTTTGAGTACGGCGGCGAGATCTTCACCTTGCCGGCTCCCTACGAAGAGGAGACTTTCCAGAGCCTGCCTCTCTTCGAGGCCTGCTCGCCCGCCTCCTCCGAGTCCAGCCTGGACATTTGCTTCCTCCGGCCGGTCAGCTTCACCATGGAAGCCGAAAGGACTGAGCACTCGGTGCAGCCGCTGCCCAAGAGCTCCACGTCGCCCGTGAGCAGCAGCACGTACAAGCACGAGGCCGTCCACGGCAAAACGAAGCCGCTCAGCCGCTCGCTGAAGGAGTTTCCCCGGACGTCCACGTCGGAAGGGGTCACCCCCAGACTGTACAGTACGAGGAGCAGCAGCGGCGGGCGCGTGCAGCTGAAGCAAGAGCGGGCCGCCCAGCCGCACATCGCATCTGCCACAGCTAGGAGCTCCCCGAGGAACTTCTTCCCCCCCCAGAGAACTCAAAGTGAAAAACAGACCTATTTGGAAGTAAGGAGG